From the genome of Solanum pennellii chromosome 6, SPENNV200:
TTGGGTGTGTCATGGTTATAAAAAATCAGAAATTTTTGGTGTTTTATGAGTggaaatgactttttttttttctgaaatctTTTGTACCAAACACTTCATGCCATGTGGATGCTTACCACGTGAATTAACTAGCAAGATGATGAAGTTAtcttaagatatgatattatccCCCCACAACATTTAATCTCTTTCTATAAATAAAAACGTTCTTATTTCAGTTTGAAGTTAAACCTCTAATACTGGAAATTACACCTAATGAccttaaaaataatgaaaatgagtGTTTTTGAATTCTTGACTCCAATTTGCTCCATGGAATTTTATCCATGAAGCACATAGGATTACCAATTCAAAACCAGTCATTTGCAAGGCTATGCTTGTAAATCACTTCCTTGATAGGGAGTCAAGAGGTGAAATAAAATTCTAATTCTtaatttcataacaataatttcaaatgtaaatatttgagttttaaacttaattacatatttaataaaCTTCTTAATAAAAGCTACTAAATTTAATCGAATGCGTAATCGAACTTCTACCTCCACATCTCTAGAAGGTCAATGATTGAATGCGTACTCGAGCTTCTACCCCATACAAGGCCAATGAGTGTTTTACTATTAGTGTTATGCTTATCCACCTTTGACTTAGTAAAACTAACTAAAGCAAAGTGTTAGATTAAAATGTAGAATTATTTAGATAGTGACTATGGACTTCACTTTGATTTGTGAACAATTACACAAGGCCCACCTCCCTTCCCTATTGGACTGCCTAGTACCAAGATGATGAGGATGAAACGGATTTTTCTAGCAAAACACAAAATGACAAAGTATCCTCACTGACTCTTTTTGTCCTGGTCTCAACTAAACAACCAAACACTccaaataaagaaaagttgCTGCTATGTTCTGTCTCCAGTGCAGTGAAAATGGTAAGAATTAGGTGAAACTTAccgatttgaaaaaataaaaatcatttaaaaaattaaatttttacacATGGAAAACTTACAGATATTTgaatcatataaattatttcttagtttttcaatttataACGATTTTCACCCCATAAAATGTTTTGTTTTGAAACTCCAAACAAAGTTTTAATAGTTTTTCTACTTCCTTGGGAGGAATTAATTCGTCGAATTTCAACATATTTGttggaattattttatttattttcaaaatcttttgGTGTGGAAAAAGCTAAAGAAGCGATCAAACCATGAATCTTATACGCTTCTTTTTGggtcaaattttaaaaacatatttaatcattaaagtttagaatttaaaaaacaaaaagatattCCCACTTTTTTTACTCTAAATTATCCACAAAAAGTCGaaaacaatttgaatttgtattgtTGGCCAAACATATCTGCAATTTTCAAATATCGTATTCActttgaaaataattctttttctttttgaattttactCCCACAATTTCActgttacattttttattttttgagagttatatcttttaaatttgatcaaaatgaacttatgaaatttttaatttttttgaaataaaatttatatatttataaatcaataaaaaatatgataaatcacaataattaacaagtTAAAATAACTAacaatcatcatatattattataagtgggaagcttctaacctcaaagttgaattaccattttacccttattttacctctaaaataaattaatattaatatctatttaattaattaaatattaagtaaaagttatatttaaattcatgcatcaaataagatcttaatgcatcatatattcatgtactaattaaATGTAGATATTGAAGAGTCTAATAACCTTTCAACTTTAATTTCTAAGATAAGTGGGGGTAATGAAGAGTCTATCAAACACACTCACaccacattatatatattcCTTATTTTATTCAAGTTTGTAATCATCTTGCATACTAGAGTAGGTTAGTCTACATCCcttgtaaaattttcattaccagtttgtaattataagaattcttactattttatttatttgtatcctttaaaatttcatacatattcatcttctttttgttgagaAATATGTAAACTATGATAGTTACAAGATGAATATACTCCAACATGAagttgtaagtaaatatttatttttcacatctCCATCGTTTtgagtttttaaatataactttgtagttgattattgtatttttgtattcatcctttcttctattttaagatatatatagtaaagctaattacattttttgtatttatcattaattattttgagggtAAACATGCTAAATCCcatagaataataattatgtatttttcattgtttgataatcatttatctttttaaacccacatatttgtactttttccNNNNNNNNNNNNNNNNNNNNNNNNNNNNNNNNNNNNNNNNNNNNNNNNNNNNNNNNNNNNNNNNNNNNNNNNNNNNNNNNNNNNNNNNNNNNNNNNNNNNNNNNNNNNNNNNNNNNNNNNNNNNNNNNNNNNNNNNNNNNNNNNNNNNNNNNNNNNNNNNNNNNNNNNNNNNNNNNNNNNNNNNNNNNNNNNNNNNNNNNNNNNNNNNNNNNNNNNNNNNNNNNNNNNNNNNNNNNNNNNNNNNNNNNNNNNNNNNNNNNNNNNNNNNNNNNNNNNNNNNNNNNNNNNNNNNNNNNNNNNNNNNNNNNNNNNNNNNNNNNNNNNNNNNNNNNNNNNNNNNNNNNNNNNNNNNNNNNNNNNNNNNNNNNNNNNNNNNNNNNNNNNNNNNNNNNNNNNNNNNNNNNNNNNNNNNNNNNNNNNNNNNNNNNNNNNNNNNNNNNNNNNNNNNNNNNNNNNNNNNNNNNNNNNNNNNNNNNNNNNNNNNNNNNNNNNNNNNNNNNNNNNNNNNNNNNNNNNNNNNNNNNNNNNNNNNNNNNNNNNNNNNNNNNNNNNNNNNNNNNNNNNNNNNNNNNNNNNNNNNNNNNNNNNNNNNNNNNNNNNNNNNNNNNNNNNNNNNNNNNNNNNNNNNNNNNNNNNNNNNNNNNNNNNNNNNNNNNNNNNNNNNNNNNNNNNNNNNNNNNNNNNNNNNNNNNNNNNNNNNNNNNNNNNNNNNNNNNNNNNNNNNNNNNNNNNNNNNNNNNNNNNNNNNNNNNNNNNNNNNNNNNNNNNNNNNNNNNNNNNNNNNNNNNNNNNNNNNNNNNNNNNNNNNNNNNNNNNNNNNNNNNNNNNNNNNNNNNNNNNNNNNNNNNNNNNNNNNNNNNNNNNNNNNNNNNNNNNNNNNNNNNNNNNNNNNNNNNNNNNNNNNNNNNNNNNNNNNNNNNNNNNNNNNNNNNNNNNNNNNNNNNNNNNNNNNNNNNNNNNNNNNNNNNNNNNNNNNNNNNNNNNNNNNNNNNNNNNNNNNNNNNNNNNNNNNNNNNNNNNNNNNNNNNNNNNNNNNNNNNNNNNNNNNNNNNNNNNNNNNNNNNNNNNNNNNNNNNNNNNNNNNNNNNNNNNNNNNNNNNNNNNNNNNNNNNNNNNNNNNNNNNNNNNNNNNNNNNNNNNNNNNNNNNNNNNNNNNNNNNNNNNNNNNNNNNNNNNNNNNNNNNNNNNNNNNNNNNNNNNNNNNNNNNNNNNNNNNNNNNNNNNNNNNNNNNNNNNNNNNNNNNNNNNNNNNNNNNNNNNNNNNNNNNNNNNNNNNNNNNNNNNNNNNNNNNNNNNNNNNNNNNNNNNNNNNNNNNNNNNNNNNNNNNNNNNNNNNNNNNNNNNNNNNNNNNNNNNNNNNNNNNNNNNNNNNNNNNNNNNNNNNNNNNNNNNNNNNNNNNNNNNNNNNNNNNNNNNNNNNNNNNNNNNNNNNNNNNNNNNNNNNNNNNNNNNNNNNNNNNNNNNNNNNNNNNNNNNNNNNNNNNNNNNNNNNNNNNNNNNNNNNNNNNNNNNNNNNNNNNNNNNNNNNNNNNNNNNNNNNNNNNNNNNNNNNNNNNNNNNNNNNNNNNNNNNNNNNNNNNNNNNNNNNNNNNNNNNNNNNNNNNNNNNNNNNNNNNNNNNNNNNNNNNNNNNNNNNNNNNNNNNNNNNNNNNNNNNNNNNNNNNNNNNNNNNNNNNNNNNNNNNNNNNNNNNNNNNNNNNNNNNNNNNNNNNNNNNNNNNNNNNNNNNNNNNNNNNNNNNNNNNNNNNNNNNNNNNNNNNNNNNNNNNNNNNNNNNNNNNNNNNNNNNNNNNNNNNNNNNNNNNNNNNNNNNNNNNNNNNNNNNNNNNNNNNNNNNNNNNNNNNNNNNNNNNNNNNNNNNNNNNNNNNNNNNNNNNNNNNNNNNNNNNNNNNNNNNNNNNNNNNNNNNNNNNNNNNNNNNNNNNNNNNNNNNNNNNNNNNNNNNNNNNNNNNNNNNNNNNNNNNNNNNNNNNNNNNNNNNNNNNNNNNNNNNNNNNNNNNNNNNNNNNNNNNNNNNNNNNNaaaaaaaaggtgaaacatataatattagattaatggtggataagttatgtatgaagagaaaattaaattttatataaaaatagtagttattcataaatattctgattttcaaaatataaataataagactttttacatcatagttttaaatatttgtagttaactaattagtttaaagtgtttgtggataaaaatttaatacaatacttTAAACACATTCATTATAATTATCAGGAGATTCAAAAGGCAAAGTAGAAAAGTTGAaaggttttgttttcctttcacTCAAAGTTAATCTTACACTATTTCTTCTAACATTATTCTACCAATAAAACGGAACTATcgagaaatttaatttagatagttgttatttttcctttttgctttgtaaacttatttttgaattataaacgaagtttattttattaatttttcatattattatttcgaTGCATTCACTAGGAGGTCAGAAAATTGGAGGTCACAATTAGTAGTAAAACAAAGTAAGAAATCTCaattagacatattttattatttagtaatattatcttttaagaaataatataccCATGGGTTACACGCGCAAAGCGCGTGCTCGAAAActagtatataaaaaaatttatgatcaaatataatttgtttGAATCTCGATATTTAAAAAACGCTACATTAATTGGGATAGAGTGGGTAGCATAAAACATGTCCAAAGTGCTCCAAATATTACCCCGTCATCCCCATTTTTGCGGACATATCTCATTTTCGAGAATCAATTTGACCAATATTTCgtaaaaatgagaagtgaataaTGTTAAAAACTAAAGGCAGAGCAAAACAGAGATGTACCCACCACCCAGCAAGGTAAAAATCAATGCCAAAGCCAAAATCCCCAACAATCAGCAGCAGCGTGTGCTTTCCACTCTCAACTCTCAAAAGTCTCAATTCTCAACTCTCATGGCTACAAGCAGCAGCTGCAGTTCCCCTTATACCAACGGATCATCTCCAATAACGACAATAGCTCAAGACCATCTCTTCTCCATCTTACTCCTCTTACCTTTGGACTCCATTTTTTGCTTTGCTCTAACTTGTAAGAAGTTCAGGTCCCTCACTTACTCAGACTCTTTATGGGAATCACTCTGCCGAAGAGATTGGGGAAGCTCCACCATTGATGCACTCAGATCCTTTGCTGTTGACGATAAACAGCAACAATTTCCTTGGAAGAAGCTCTACCAGCAAATCTACCAATTGGACTCTGTTTACTGTCGCAGACTGTTGACGCACCCACTAGGAGGAGAAGAGCTGATTCTTCCTCGACCTAGAGCTTCTCATTCTCTCAATTTTGTTTCTGGTAGTCTAGTTCTCTTCGGCGGCGGCTGCGAGGGAGGTTAGTCTCTATTCCACATCTCTTCAACTTAAATAGATTTTCTCGACTAAACCTTTTACCGCCCCCATTCTATTTTGCTCATTTTGGTGACTTGAACCAACAATCTTAGTGTTGGAGATAGAGGGTGCTTGTGTATGCTCATTGATCTATCTAATGCATTAGCTAGGATTTCGGTCGCGTCAAATTATGAGACATGCTTGTCAGCAGTTGTGGAGCTAGAATTTTCAGTAAAagattcaaattataaaaaagtaaacaTGCAAAGAAGCCAATTGGGATTCAACACCTAAcgtatataaagaaaataatcttAACCTTGTGGTAGTGTAATATACCACATATACTATAAAATACtgttgaaataaaatgaacaaaaatgaaTTGGGTAAATCTTTAGGCTGTGGCACGGACATCTTGCCCTGTTTGATGAGATTCAAGCCTAGTGCGGCATAATCTACACCTATCCAGCAGCATTACTCTTGACTTGTCCCCTTCAGGATACAACAGTTTAACAATGTCCTACAACTCAAATAACTCCAGCTTAGTTGAAGAGTTCAAAACTCCACATAAAGAACACCTTCTTGAACATTTAGTCTATAAGTTACAAGAATAAAGGTAGAataatgggtgaaatgaagcgTTGGTGGTTACATAAGTTACTAACAACTAATGACCACCCTCATCCACAATTGATTAGAGTAAAGAGACCCAAATATAATGTCCACCAATGGATATAACATGATACATAATGTGacatatgatatatttttattaatattcaaGTGTCACACTAACACCttgtacatatatattatatttttttcgcCAAAGGGGTTTGGATGAACCCTTATGCCCACTTCGCTCCGCTCCTGGATTTAGGAGTAGCAAAAAGAGAATTTCCTTGTTTCACTTGTCCTGTCATTACTGAAAAAAGAAGATACGGGAAGGGGATAAAGATAACTGAACCATTAAGTGAAAAGGGGTAATaaatattttggtacatttgctTGACTCAGTTTCCAAGCATCAATTTTGCTTGTGCCCGTGGTCTTATTGATTAATGCTCAGAAGGGTTATGTACTTGCCCTTTGTGTCCTGTTAATCCCCTCATAAGTCATAACTgttcttgttttcttttattgtgaTCTAGAAAGGTACTTATCTCTTGATTAGTCAAATcaagttttttctttcatttcggATCTTCATAGGGTGTTCCATTTGGGAGAAAATCAGGATGCTGCTGACGATTATGCTTTTCCTGTATTGCTAGTAGCTATCTGCTTCTTACAATAGTGGAGGCTGGAGCTAAGATCTTTGTATTTACTTGGTTTCTTTTTGGATAAAATGGGTCGCATAATCTTGTTTGGCTATTTAATGGACCTAGTtgaatgaaattcatgtgattaGTGTCTTCGTTTTACTTTACGCATGAAACACCAAATGCAAATTTCTGAGAAGAATTTCCGATTTTATCTGTCTTGGGATAGATATATAAGTTCTGCTgtatttttcctaattaaaaGCTGCTATGATGAACTTCAATTTACCGAGACAAGATTTGGAAAATTACAGAAGAGTTAGCTTAAGGGTAGAAATCATTTAAAGTTATACATGCAACACAGCACTCAAGATTTCTTTCAGTAATGGGATAGACAAGAAGTGGGAGAGGGCATCGAACTTTGCTCACTCAATATATGATCGTCTCACGAAGTACCATCCGGTCACACTCTGAAACTATCTCAACCTGATGATTGACACTTGTAACTTTcagtattttggtcttttaaaCTCTGAACAATTTTATGCCTTCAGGCTTAGTTCAAGTGGCAAAGGCTGAGGTACTTGTGACTTAGGTCACAACTCACAAGTCTGAGCCTAAGCCTGGTATTTTAGTTGCGAAGGATAGAGGGACGGGTCCATTATCCCCAGTTCCAAAAGCTGTCATTGGTCCTAAGGTTGGCCCTAGACAAATTTCTCAGTCATAaataaaaaggacaaaaaacTTTGAATAGCCTATGAGATTGTGTCTGTAGATTATCATTGGAATGTATGCTGTAATTTGCAATCTGATGTTTCCTAAATTTATCGATAACCAGTAATATTTCTTCCTAAAGTGGTGTTATCTGTGCTGTACTTTAGGAAGGCATCTGGACGATACATGGGTAGCATATGTTGGTAATGACTTCAAGAGAATATTGAAATGGAATAAGATTGGATCAGGGGTACCAAGTGGCCGCTTTGGGCATTCATGTGTTGTGATTGGCGATTCTCTAGTGCTTTTTGGAGGAATAAATGATCATGGGGCCCGCCAAAATGATACATGGATTGGCCAAGTAGCGGTACATGATGCATTTGGTATCACATTATCCTGGAGACTACTTGACGTTGGTTCCATTGTGCCTCCACCAAGAGGCGCTCATGCTGCATGTAGCATGGATAAAAGGAGGATGCTGATTCATGGAGGGATTGGTTTGTCTGGCTTGCGATTGGGAGATACATGGGTATTGGAACTGTCTGAGAATCTTCATCTTGGAGTTTGGCAAGAAATTGCGACTCATCCATCTCCTCCATCTCGCTCTGGTCATACATTAACTCCTGTTGGAGGAAACCAAACAATTTTGTTTGGTGGGAGGGGTTTAGGCTATGAAGTGCTTAATGATGTATGGCTTTTTGATGCATCTGATGGTCACTGGAGATGGGTACAGTTACTATTTGACTTGCAAAATATACCCCAAGGATTGACCCTGCCAAGAGTTGGTCACTCGGCTAATCTCATCATAGGTGGACGATTGTTAATTTATGGAGGAGAAGATTCCTACAGACACAGGAAAAATGACTTCTGGGTGTTGGATATCAGCTCAGTGACGTCCATTATGCAGTCTGGGTCTCCTCCAAGCCCGGAGAGATCAATGACTAAGTTGTGGAGAAGGCTCAAGTCCAAAGGTGATAACCCTTGTGGCAGATCATTTCACCGAGCTTGTGTGGATCCTTCAGGTCGCAATTTATACATCTTCGGTGGCATGGTAGATGGTTTACTTAATCCTGCTGAATCTTCTGGGTTGAGGTTTGACGGGGAGTTGTTTCTTGTGGAGCTTTTGCTTCAGTGCTAGTGGGATTTGGAAGGGGATTATTGGAAAAACAAGTATGTGGTGATCCCAAAACGCTGCTGCTTTACATGGCAATGAATGTAGTGTAAATATCAGTCCTACCAGTGAGAAGCAGGTTAGCAGCCAGTGGGGTGCTTTGTACAGTAAAAGACCTAAGAAGGTATTTGTAATTTGGAGTAAGCATTGAATCTGAAGAATTGTTAAAGTATGTTTCTTCTCTTCTAGAGGAAGCTAGTGTCAACTAAAACAAGTGATGCACGATACTTGCCCCGATCTTTTCACAATCTAGCAAAGCCCTTTAGAAACTACCTGTAAATTTCTAGTTCAGGAGTGAAATTAAGTCTTGTAGACCAGATTTAGCTTGACATATGACTAGTTGTTCTGAATTTTGATGTATTATGTACATTCTTGATCTTTACTGGCTAATTGTACTGTTGCTGCTATACTTTTATTCTACCCCAACCTGGGAGCTGCCACCCTTTTTGAGTGACTCAAACTCACAATCTTCGAGTTGGAAGTGAGAAGTGGTTACATCGAGCAACTCCCTCTTATCTTGACCCCTCCTCTCACCTTTAATTTCACTCTTTAATTATAATAGTTCGGCTTTCAGTGACAAATGGgaagaaaataagggaaaatgaAACATAACAGATCAGTCCATGCCTTTTGATATCTGCCTTCATATGCCAAGTTGCAACACCTATTTTTGGCATATCAACTTTTAACGGTGTGGATTATAGATACATGACCGGATTTGCGAGACCTTTAAACACGCATTCAACTAATTATCGATGATTTGGTTACTACTATAAAGGATAGCAATTTCGTCACCGAAAGGTGTTGCGGGTAGCTTGCCAAAGTGAGTTAagaatcatatttaatttaaaagtaaaaatataggTAACTTTTTTGATCTGTTCAAACAACAAAGTTATTTGGTACTTATGCTTGAAGGATATATTATAGGAAAAAGGGTctaatatacccctcaactgtcatttggagctgatatacctctcgttatgaaagtggctcatatatgctcttaccgttatacaaacggctcacatatacccctgccgttacaaatggctcacatatacccctcatttaacggaagttttaaaaaaattaattttaaatttatatttattacttttaattttttttaaaaattatttaggggtatatatgattcttctatcaaagttcaaggtatattttaacttttttaatacatcaattattttttgacttctttattatgattatttgagtttcttattcttactttgtttttttctttcattcctttgtttaaagaaaaaaaatttaaacatttttttgtctatattgtaatttgatttttatattcgatgaaaaaaatttggtcatctacaataagttttacaagaatattagtgaaacataaataaatttgattatcaaaataataattctaaattagtcattgaaacaaaaaaaagtcaaaaaaatatgtttgaggaggattaaatttactcatatgagattatatattgtagaaaaaaataataaaaatttagattaaaattatcttttttttttcatttccgttaaaggaaaagggtatatgtgagccatttgtttataagtagggATATATATGAGCCAATTttataacaaggggtatatcagctccacaTGACAAAGTTGTTTCcctatattatatgatttttgagTCTTGAGATACGCATAACTTGGTTAAACGCAcaattttataaaacaaaaataataatagtaatttgGGAAATGCAAGATTATTCATCTCGTGTTTAgttaaacttctttttttttttaaatacaagtAATTCTGTAATTGTCTACATTACAATTGTGTAATTTTAACCCATTCAACTTAAAATAACAACcctgaaataaaacatataaaatgacAGAGATGCTTCCGTCTAGTGGAAAACTAAATACACAATTTATACTACATTTTGTATTTCTCAGTTTTAATCCAATAAATCAAACATCTATATAATTCCGTCATTATCTATTCACCATATAAAATCCAAATATTGTAGTTTAATATTTTCGTCATCGAGTGAttcacttttctttttgatataCTAAAACAATTGACACACTTTTATgtttagaaaaaagaaattaactcTAC
Proteins encoded in this window:
- the LOC107021333 gene encoding F-box/kelch-repeat protein At1g51550 — its product is MYPPPSKVKINAKAKIPNNQQQRVLSTLNSQKSQFSTLMATSSSCSSPYTNGSSPITTIAQDHLFSILLLLPLDSIFCFALTCKKFRSLTYSDSLWESLCRRDWGSSTIDALRSFAVDDKQQQFPWKKLYQQIYQLDSVYCRRLLTHPLGGEELILPRPRASHSLNFVSGSLVLFGGGCEGGRHLDDTWVAYVGNDFKRILKWNKIGSGVPSGRFGHSCVVIGDSLVLFGGINDHGARQNDTWIGQVAVHDAFGITLSWRLLDVGSIVPPPRGAHAACSMDKRRMLIHGGIGLSGLRLGDTWVLELSENLHLGVWQEIATHPSPPSRSGHTLTPVGGNQTILFGGRGLGYEVLNDVWLFDASDGHWRWVQLLFDLQNIPQGLTLPRVGHSANLIIGGRLLIYGGEDSYRHRKNDFWVLDISSVTSIMQSGSPPSPERSMTKLWRRLKSKGDNPCGRSFHRACVDPSGRNLYIFGGMVDGLLNPAESSGLRFDGELFLVELLLQC